One Acetobacterium sp. KB-1 DNA segment encodes these proteins:
- a CDS encoding DUF177 domain-containing protein has product MNFEINKLLQEKIIPFEFVVKNTDLNDIEGELDENGAFVRGTIEKVSKGNFLVNFTLEMTMIFPCARCLEPTPIDCLYDYTDTVTVEEDEAILDLLPIVEECIYINEPFRVLCSEECAGLCPKCGNNLNHEQCECDKFGDYDPRFEALKKLL; this is encoded by the coding sequence ATGAATTTTGAAATCAATAAGCTATTGCAGGAAAAAATAATCCCTTTTGAATTTGTTGTAAAAAATACGGATTTAAATGATATAGAGGGAGAACTGGATGAAAATGGCGCTTTCGTGCGTGGAACCATCGAAAAAGTATCGAAAGGTAATTTTCTGGTGAATTTCACCCTTGAGATGACCATGATCTTTCCCTGTGCGCGTTGCCTAGAACCAACCCCCATTGATTGTCTTTATGACTATACGGATACGGTAACGGTTGAAGAGGATGAAGCAATACTTGATTTATTGCCCATCGTTGAAGAATGCATTTATATTAATGAACCTTTCCGTGTACTGTGCAGTGAAGAATGTGCGGGTTTGTGTCCAAAATGCGGCAACAATTTAAATCACGAGCAATGCGAATGCGACAAATTTGGTGATTATGATCCGCGATTTGAAGCGTTGAAAAAATTATTGTAA
- the rpmF gene encoding 50S ribosomal protein L32, producing MAVPKRKTSKSRRDKRRTHYKLNIPGMSTCPKCGEIKLPHRVCKSCGTYKDVSVISFNE from the coding sequence ATGGCTGTACCAAAGAGAAAAACTTCTAAGTCCAGAAGAGACAAAAGAAGAACACATTACAAATTAAATATTCCAGGAATGAGTACTTGTCCAAAATGTGGTGAAATTAAATTGCCTCATCGAGTTTGCAAGTCTTGTGGCACATACAAAGACGTTAGCGTTATCAGCTTTAACGAATAA